The region GAAGAAATTTTTATTTTGTCGGAAATAAAAAATAATTATTCTAAAAAATCATTTCCCATATCACGTGCACTTAAATTATTTCGAGTGATAATGCGCGCACATCCGTTCCATCTAAGGATCGCATCATCGTTGCCAACAGGTCGCATCGCTTCGGCTGTTTCAAAACAATCCATCGCCTGTCGAAAAAGTTCGTAAGCACCGACACCTTCTTTTGCAAGCACAGCTTTTCCGCGACGCTCATACATGATGCCTGTGTAGTATGTGCGTTCGTAATCGCCCCTGATGCGCGTCAGGTATTCAGTGATTCGAGCATCGCCGATCGCATAGTCCTTTCCAAACCTGTCGCTCATCGCAAGTACAATGTTTATAAGGGCTTCCTGGTTTTCAGGGTCGATCTTTAGGATGTCGAGATAGATGCTTTCTGCGGCTCCGGGCTCATTCAAAAGGCGATAGCGATTAGCCTTTTCAAGGGCGGCGGGAATGGCTTCGAAGTGTAGTGGTTTTAGTTCAAACATAAGCTAAGAGTTGCGGCTTCAGCCGCGAAGATTCACGCCTCAAACGTAACCTTTACTTCTTTCTAAACAGCTTAACTAACTTCATCACCGGATCGTAATGCTCGTCAACAACGCGCTCCTTTAGAGGAATAATAGCATTATCCGTGATAGTAATATTTTCCGGACAAACCTTTGTGCAGCATTTTGTAATGTTGCAATATCCGATGCCGAAAAGATCCTTCAGATCTTCCGTTCGATCTTCTGTATCGAGCGGATGCATTTCGAGAGCGGCGGTATAAACTAAAAATCTCGGTCCGATAAATTCTTGATGTTTTTCGTGATCGCGAAGCACATGACAGACATCCTGACACAAAAAGCACTCGATGCACTTACGAAATTCCTGCACGCGGTCGATGTCTTCCTGCAACATTCTCCACGTTCCATCTTCCGCATCGGGCTTTCGCGGAGTGAATTTTTTGATGCGTTTTTTTACTTCGTAATTCCACGACACATCAGCGATGAGATCTTTCACCGGAGGAAATGCGCGCATCGGCTCGATGGTCACAGGTTGGTCAAGAGGAATTGTATCGAGCCGCGTCATGCACATCAGTTTCGGCATACCATTGATCTCTGCCGAACACGAACCGCACTTGCCCGCTTTGCAATTCCAACGGCAAGCCAGATCAGGCGCCGACTCCGCCTGTATCTGATGCACCGCATCAAGCACGACCATTCCTTCCGTAACCTCGGTCTGATAGTCAACCATTTCCGCAGTCTCGCGTCCGCCGCGTCTAATACTAAATGTCGCTTTTTGCATAAGATATTTAACGCAAGGTCGCAAAGTCGCTAAGACGCAACGAACACAGCAAATAGAATGCAGCAAAGTTAAATTTCTTCCCTTCGCGTCTTTGCTTCTTTGCGTCTTTGCGTTGAAAAATCATCTATCCCATCTCCTCGATCACTTGTTTTAGGTAATCAGGCATTTCCTGAATTGGAATTTTGTTGATTATCATCGCTCCATCGGTGTCCTTTTTGACCGAATAGTTGAATTTTGCAAACTCAGGATCCTTCGCAGGAAAATCGTCACGAAAGTGTCCGCCTCGGCTTTCCTGTCGTTCGAGGGCAGCACGGGCTATCGCTTCGCTTACGATCAAAAGATTATGCAGATCGAGAGCCGTGTGCCAACCCGGATTGAAATCGATGTTGCCGGGAACAAATGTTCGTGCCGATCGATTGCGCAAAATATCGAGCCCGTTCAGTGCCTCGATGATCTCGTCATGCGTTCGAACGATGCCGACATTTGCCTGCATCATTTCCTGCAGGTCTTGCTGGATCGTGTATGGATTTTCGCCGCCTTCGCGTCCGAAGGGTTCGAGGGCGGTTTTGGTTACGCGGTCGAGATCCTTTTTATTGATCGTGCCGTGGCCATTTTCTTTTGCAAAGATCGCCGCATATTCGCCCGCACGTTTTCCAAAAACGATCAGATCTGAAAGCGAGTTGCCTCCTAAACGATTTGCACCATTGATGCCCGCAGCACATTCGCCCGCGGCAAACAATCCCGGCACTGTTGATTCCTGCGTATCTGCATTAACGCGAATGCCGCCCATTACATAATGCGTCGTCGGGCCGACTTCCATCGGCGTCGTCGTGATGTCGAGATTGGCAAGCTGCTTGAACTGGTGATACATCGACGGAAGCTTCTTCTTAATATGTTCGGCAGCGTCCGGCAATTTTTCTTTGATCCATGCGATGTCGAGAAAGACACCTCCGTGCGGCGAACCGCGACCGGCTTTTACTTCACGATTGATGCAACGGGCAACGTGATCGCGAGTCAAAAGCTCAGGTGGACGATTTGCCGATTTGTCGCCCTGCGTATATCGCCACCCTTCCTCGGGGTCGCTCGCGGTCTGATCTTTATAGTTGTCAGGAATGTCGTCGAACATAAACCGGCGGCCTTCGCTGTTTTTCAGAACACCGCCTTCGCCGCGAACGCCTTCGGTAACAAGAATGCCGCGAACGCTCGGCGGCCAGACCATTCCCGTCGGATGGAATTGAATAAATTCCATGTCGATCAGTTCCGCTCCTGCGTCATATGCAAGCGCGTGTCCGTCGCCCGTGCCTTCCCAACTGTTGCTAGTGATCTTGTAAGCTCGACCAATGCCGCCGGTCGCTAGAACGACAGCCTTTGCTTTAAAGATGCGAAAGCGGCCATGCTCACGTTCGTACGCCAGACAACCAACAACGCGGTCACCGTCTTTCAGCAAAGAAAGAACCGTGACTTCCATATAGACCTCGATGCCCTGATGGATTCCGTGATCCTGCAGCGTGCGGATGAGTTCTAATCCTGTGCGGTCGCCGACGTGTGCGAGACGCGGATAGCGATGACCGCCAAAGTTTCGCTGGTTGATGCGGCCATCCTTCGTTCGGTCGAACACCGCTCCCCATCCCTCAAGCTCGCGAACACGATCCGGTGCCTCTTTGGCGTGCAGCTCTGCCATCCGCCAGTTGTTGATATACTGTCCGCCCCGCATCGTGTCGGAAAAATGAACTTTCCAGTTGTCACGATCGTCGTTATGTCCCATCGCCGCTGCCATTCCGCCCTCGGCCATAACGGTATGAGCTTTGCCAAGCAGCGATTTGCAAACAAGCCCAACAGAAACCCCTGCTGCCGAAGCTTCAATAGCTGCGCGAAGCCCCGCCCCACCGGCACCGATGACGAGAACGTCGTGTTCGTATGTTGTGTAATCAGTCATTAAATCTACTCACCACAGAGACACAGAGAACACAGAGAAAAATTTGCATTCACCACTTAAAGTCACTCTGTGTCCTCTGTGCCTCCGTGGTGAATCCTTCTTAAAAAAATCTAAAGTCAGTCCAAACACCCATCGAAACGAGGCGCACATAGATATCGCTGAATCCAACGACAAACAAACTTATCCACGCGAACAGCATGTGCCGTGTGTTTAGTTTGCTTACGCAGTCATAGGCTTTTTTCTGTTTTGGTTTATTCGACAAAATGTTCCACGCACCGCCGATCAGATGCCGCAGCGAGTGACAGCTAAATGTATAGAGCCCAAGGCAAATGACATTCGCAGTTAAAACGATCGTGCCGATACCGATGCCGAATTTCCATGTGCCGTCAGAGGCCTGAAACCACATCGCGCTCCAGGCATCGTATGCAAGAAAGAAAATAAAAACGATCGCGAGGTACAGAAAGTACCGGTGTATGTTTTGAATGATCAGAGGGAACCAATTCTCGCCGCGATAGCCTTTGCGAGGTTCGCCGACGGCACAGGCGATCGGATCGGCCCACATTGCTTTGTAATAGGCTCCTCGATAGTAATAGCAAGTAAATCGGAATCCGCCCGGCGCCCACAATATTAATAGTGCCGGCGAAAACGGCAGCCACGACGGTATCCAATCCGGCTTAGCACCAAGCAAAGCGTGTCCCGAAACCTGTCCAACTCCGTCAAACAAAACCGGTGAATAGAACGGAGATAGATAGCCTGTCCCGTTCACCCAGTAATGATCTCCTTGAAACGCCGCCCACGTTGAATAGCCAACAAACGCTCCGAGGCCAAGAAATGTGAGCAGCGGCGCAACCCACCAATTGTCCTTTCGCATCGTCTGTCCAAAACCGCGTCGCTGAATAGAAACAAGATTTGAGGCCATAATCGGAGTTTTGCCGCCAAAAAAAAGTAATTTATTTAATGAAACAGATAATGTTTTACGCGAAATCGCCAGCCAAGTCAAAACCTCGGCGAATGCATCTTGTGGACTAACGTTAACGCAACTATAATCTGCGTGGGTATCCGCGATAACTATGGATCAAATTATCAGAAGCCGCCGCGTCGTAACGCCGCTTATTATAGGACCGGCGACGGTGCATATCGCAGACGGCAAGATCGCGCGCATAGGCGAGTGGGACGATGTACCAGCCGGAACTCCTCTCACAGATGCAGGTAATTCGGTGGTGATGCCCGGGAATGTCGATGCCCACGTTCATGTTAATGAGCCGGGCCGCACCGAATGGGAGGGCTACGAGACAGCAACTCGCGCAGCTGCCGCAGGCGGGGTGACAACAATTGTCGATATGCCCCTCAATAGTATCCCGCCGACCACGACGTTAGCCGGTTTTGAGGAAAAGCTCGCGGCGGCCGAAGGAAAATGCACAGTTGACGTTGCCTTTTGGGGCGGCGTTGTTCCGGGCAACACATCGGAACTTGCACCGCTGATCGAGCGCGGCGTTCGCGGATTTAAGTGCTTTTTGATCCATTCGGGCGTTGACGAATTCCCGCACGTCGTTGAGAACGACCTGCGAATTGCAATGCCTGAACTGGCTCGTTTAGATTCGGTATTGCTCATCCACGCCGAGGTTGCCGGGCCGATAGATGCGGCTGCCGCTTCCCTCGCTGGACTTGATCCGCGACAATACGACACTTTTCTCCGTTCGCGTCCACGTGAAGCGGAAAATGAAGCGATAGCATTGATGATCCGCCTCTGCCGCGAGACCGGATGCCGAATTCATATTGTCCATCACTCGTCGTCCGACGCTTTGCCGATGCTGCGTGCTGCACGTGCCGAAGGCTTGCCGCTGACGGTCGAAACTTGCCCGCATTACCTGACATTTGCGGCCGAAGAGATCGCCGACAGAGCGACGCATTTCAAATGCTGCCCGCCTGTGCGTGAACTCGAAAATCGTGAGAAACTTTGGGAAGCCGTGGCCGACGGCACGATAGATATGGTCGTCTCCGATCACAGCCCGTGCACGCCGGCGTTGAAATTACAGGAATCAGGAGATTTTATGGACGCCTGGGGCGGCATCGCGGCTTTACAATTTGGTTTACCGGTAATGTGGACAAACCTCAAGGCACGCGGATTTGGCCTGGCCGATCTTACACGACTGATGTCTGCACAACCGGCAAAACTTGCCGGATTGGACCAACGAAAGGGTAAACTCGCCGCCGGTTACGACGCCGACATAGTTATTTGGAACCCC is a window of Chloracidobacterium sp. DNA encoding:
- a CDS encoding succinate dehydrogenase/fumarate reductase iron-sulfur subunit; the protein is MQKATFSIRRGGRETAEMVDYQTEVTEGMVVLDAVHQIQAESAPDLACRWNCKAGKCGSCSAEINGMPKLMCMTRLDTIPLDQPVTIEPMRAFPPVKDLIADVSWNYEVKKRIKKFTPRKPDAEDGTWRMLQEDIDRVQEFRKCIECFLCQDVCHVLRDHEKHQEFIGPRFLVYTAALEMHPLDTEDRTEDLKDLFGIGYCNITKCCTKVCPENITITDNAIIPLKERVVDEHYDPVMKLVKLFRKK
- a CDS encoding fumarate reductase/succinate dehydrogenase flavoprotein subunit, coding for MTDYTTYEHDVLVIGAGGAGLRAAIEASAAGVSVGLVCKSLLGKAHTVMAEGGMAAAMGHNDDRDNWKVHFSDTMRGGQYINNWRMAELHAKEAPDRVRELEGWGAVFDRTKDGRINQRNFGGHRYPRLAHVGDRTGLELIRTLQDHGIHQGIEVYMEVTVLSLLKDGDRVVGCLAYEREHGRFRIFKAKAVVLATGGIGRAYKITSNSWEGTGDGHALAYDAGAELIDMEFIQFHPTGMVWPPSVRGILVTEGVRGEGGVLKNSEGRRFMFDDIPDNYKDQTASDPEEGWRYTQGDKSANRPPELLTRDHVARCINREVKAGRGSPHGGVFLDIAWIKEKLPDAAEHIKKKLPSMYHQFKQLANLDITTTPMEVGPTTHYVMGGIRVNADTQESTVPGLFAAGECAAGINGANRLGGNSLSDLIVFGKRAGEYAAIFAKENGHGTINKKDLDRVTKTALEPFGREGGENPYTIQQDLQEMMQANVGIVRTHDEIIEALNGLDILRNRSARTFVPGNIDFNPGWHTALDLHNLLIVSEAIARAALERQESRGGHFRDDFPAKDPEFAKFNYSVKKDTDGAMIINKIPIQEMPDYLKQVIEEMG
- a CDS encoding succinate dehydrogenase gives rise to the protein MASNLVSIQRRGFGQTMRKDNWWVAPLLTFLGLGAFVGYSTWAAFQGDHYWVNGTGYLSPFYSPVLFDGVGQVSGHALLGAKPDWIPSWLPFSPALLILWAPGGFRFTCYYYRGAYYKAMWADPIACAVGEPRKGYRGENWFPLIIQNIHRYFLYLAIVFIFFLAYDAWSAMWFQASDGTWKFGIGIGTIVLTANVICLGLYTFSCHSLRHLIGGAWNILSNKPKQKKAYDCVSKLNTRHMLFAWISLFVVGFSDIYVRLVSMGVWTDFRFF
- the allB gene encoding allantoinase AllB, translated to MTMDQIIRSRRVVTPLIIGPATVHIADGKIARIGEWDDVPAGTPLTDAGNSVVMPGNVDAHVHVNEPGRTEWEGYETATRAAAAGGVTTIVDMPLNSIPPTTTLAGFEEKLAAAEGKCTVDVAFWGGVVPGNTSELAPLIERGVRGFKCFLIHSGVDEFPHVVENDLRIAMPELARLDSVLLIHAEVAGPIDAAAASLAGLDPRQYDTFLRSRPREAENEAIALMIRLCRETGCRIHIVHHSSSDALPMLRAARAEGLPLTVETCPHYLTFAAEEIADRATHFKCCPPVRELENREKLWEAVADGTIDMVVSDHSPCTPALKLQESGDFMDAWGGIAALQFGLPVMWTNLKARGFGLADLTRLMSAQPAKLAGLDQRKGKLAAGYDADIVIWNPEAEFKVVPEIIEHRHKLTPYSGMELIGKIETSYVGGNKVFEDAQFTEQKFGKLLT